In the genome of Oncorhynchus masou masou isolate Uvic2021 chromosome 26, UVic_Omas_1.1, whole genome shotgun sequence, one region contains:
- the LOC135514699 gene encoding cysteine-rich with EGF-like domain protein 2 isoform X1 produces the protein MLSFRQLLWLFFNLAFILLSQCTHAKDLKSSCHTCKQIADNFIKGLDQTKKQNFGGGNTAWEERALSKYETSEIRLVEILENLCESSSFDCNHMVEEHEDHFETWWFKRQNKHPDLYKWFCIDTINVCCLKGTFGPDCNACVGGSERPCHGNGVCDGDGTRGGNGRCNCDHGYKGEFCLDCIDGYFNEIRNDTFSLCTECHSSCKTCTGLTNEDCEKCKTGWGEDDKGACLDVNECLNDPPLCKEDQYCLNTDGSFSCKGCDKVCSGCTEAGPDKCQSCAPGYQDTEGTCTDVNECEQPDTVCTAANQECVNNKGSYICICASGYEEKEGVCVTMPEPGAVVSDDSWFSWLTLYLTSVHDQAKENEEVADTVKRPEEHVDL, from the exons ATGCTATCGTTCCGTCAATTATTGTGGCTATTTTTTAACCTAGCTTTTATTTTACTATCACAATGCACCCATGCAAAAGACTTAAAAAGCTCATGTCATACCTGCAAACAGATAGCTGATAACTTCATTAAG GGATTGGACCAAACAAAAAAGCAGAACTTTGGTGGAGGAAACACCGCTTGGGAGGAGAGGGCACTTTCCAAATATGAGACGAG tgAGATCCGCCTAGTTGAGATTCTGGAGAATCTGTGTGAGAGCAGCAGCTTTGACTGtaaccacatggtagaggagCATGAGGACCACTTTGAGACCTGGTGGTTCAAGAG GCAAAATAAGCATCCTGATCTGTATAAGTGGTTCTGCATTGATACCATCAATGTGTGCTGTTTGAAGGGAACATTTGGCCCTGATTGCAATG CCTGCGTGGGGGGTTCCGAGAGGCCTTGCCATGGCAACGGTGTGTGTGACGGTGATGGAACACGAGGGGGTAATGGCAGGTGCAACTGTGACCATGGTTACAAGGGGGAGTTCTGTCTGGATTGCATCGACGGATACTTCAATGAAATTAGGAACGACACGTTTTCACTATGCACAG AGTGCCACTCCTCCTGCAAGACCTGCACTGGTCTAACCAATGAGGACTGTGAGAAGTGCAAGACTGGCTGGGGGGAGGATGACAAGGGGGCCTGTCTTG ATGTGAACGAGTGCTTGAACGACCCTCCTCTCTGCAAAGAGGATCAGTACTGTCTGAACACAGATGGCTCGTTCTCCTGTAAAG GCTGTGACAAGGTGTGTTCAGGCTGTACTGAGGCAGGGCCTGATAAGTGCCAGAGCTGTGCTCCTGGGTACCAGGACACAGAGGGGACCTGCACAG ATGTGAACGAGTGTGAGCAGCCTGACACTGTGTGTACTGCGGCAAACCAGGAGTGTGTGAACAACAAAGGAAGCTACATCTGTATCTGTGCCAGTGGGTACGAGGAAAAGGAAGGAGTCTGCGTCACAATGCCTGAGCCAG GTGCAGTTGTATCAGATGACTCTTGGTTCTCTTGGTTGACACTGTATTTGACATCAGTGCATGATCAAGCAA AGGAGAATGAGGAGGTGGCTGACACAGTGAAACGTCCAGAAGAGCATGTGGACCTTTGA
- the LOC135514699 gene encoding cysteine-rich with EGF-like domain protein 2 isoform X2, which produces MLSFRQLLWLFFNLAFILLSQCTHAKDLKSSCHTCKQIADNFIKGLDQTKKQNFGGGNTAWEERALSKYETSEIRLVEILENLCESSSFDCNHMVEEHEDHFETWWFKRQNKHPDLYKWFCIDTINVCCLKGTFGPDCNACVGGSERPCHGNGVCDGDGTRGGNGRCNCDHGYKGEFCLDCIDGYFNEIRNDTFSLCTECHSSCKTCTGLTNEDCEKCKTGWGEDDKGACLDVNECLNDPPLCKEDQYCLNTDGSFSCKGCDKVCSGCTEAGPDKCQSCAPGYQDTEGTCTDVNECEQPDTVCTAANQECVNNKGSYICICASGYEEKEGVCVTMPEPEENEEVADTVKRPEEHVDL; this is translated from the exons ATGCTATCGTTCCGTCAATTATTGTGGCTATTTTTTAACCTAGCTTTTATTTTACTATCACAATGCACCCATGCAAAAGACTTAAAAAGCTCATGTCATACCTGCAAACAGATAGCTGATAACTTCATTAAG GGATTGGACCAAACAAAAAAGCAGAACTTTGGTGGAGGAAACACCGCTTGGGAGGAGAGGGCACTTTCCAAATATGAGACGAG tgAGATCCGCCTAGTTGAGATTCTGGAGAATCTGTGTGAGAGCAGCAGCTTTGACTGtaaccacatggtagaggagCATGAGGACCACTTTGAGACCTGGTGGTTCAAGAG GCAAAATAAGCATCCTGATCTGTATAAGTGGTTCTGCATTGATACCATCAATGTGTGCTGTTTGAAGGGAACATTTGGCCCTGATTGCAATG CCTGCGTGGGGGGTTCCGAGAGGCCTTGCCATGGCAACGGTGTGTGTGACGGTGATGGAACACGAGGGGGTAATGGCAGGTGCAACTGTGACCATGGTTACAAGGGGGAGTTCTGTCTGGATTGCATCGACGGATACTTCAATGAAATTAGGAACGACACGTTTTCACTATGCACAG AGTGCCACTCCTCCTGCAAGACCTGCACTGGTCTAACCAATGAGGACTGTGAGAAGTGCAAGACTGGCTGGGGGGAGGATGACAAGGGGGCCTGTCTTG ATGTGAACGAGTGCTTGAACGACCCTCCTCTCTGCAAAGAGGATCAGTACTGTCTGAACACAGATGGCTCGTTCTCCTGTAAAG GCTGTGACAAGGTGTGTTCAGGCTGTACTGAGGCAGGGCCTGATAAGTGCCAGAGCTGTGCTCCTGGGTACCAGGACACAGAGGGGACCTGCACAG ATGTGAACGAGTGTGAGCAGCCTGACACTGTGTGTACTGCGGCAAACCAGGAGTGTGTGAACAACAAAGGAAGCTACATCTGTATCTGTGCCAGTGGGTACGAGGAAAAGGAAGGAGTCTGCGTCACAATGCCTGAGCCAG AGGAGAATGAGGAGGTGGCTGACACAGTGAAACGTCCAGAAGAGCATGTGGACCTTTGA